A genome region from Apus apus isolate bApuApu2 chromosome 2, bApuApu2.pri.cur, whole genome shotgun sequence includes the following:
- the LY96 gene encoding lymphocyte antigen 96 encodes MFGLLFLVLFTPGVSESLCVSSDLEMSYTFCDSIAHAFMINLTPCSIINTSVWKAVLSWIPRSDISFLKIVFNVWYNGAKALHWKEVLCSGADDKYSVCGTLKGETIATAFDIKGSRITFPKGNYNIIVQAFSDDSENNIIICLNLTMIVNQDAF; translated from the exons ATGTTTGgacttctttttttggttttattcacCCCTGGAGTCAGTGAATCTCTTTGTGTGTCATCAGATCTAGAAATGTCATATACTTTTTGTG ATTCCATAGCTCATGCTTTCATGATTAACCTGACACCTTGCAGCATCATTAACACATCTGTATGGAAGGCTGTTCTTTCCTGGATTCCAA GAAGTGACATCAGCTTTTTGAAGATTGTCTTCAACGTCTGGTACAACGGTGCCAAAGCTTTACACTGGAAAGAAGTCCTTTGCAGCGGAGCTGATGACAAATACTCGGTGTGTGGAACACTGAAAGGAG AAACAATAGCAACAGCATTTGACATCAAAGGTTCAAGAATAACGTTTCCAAAG GGCAATTATAATATTATTGTACAAGCATTCTCTGAtgattctgaaaataatataattatatgCTTGAATCTCACCATGATAGTAAACCAAGATGCTTTCTGA